In Cryptomeria japonica chromosome 1, Sugi_1.0, whole genome shotgun sequence, the sequence catatggggtacttatggtgtaagaagcgcatacGCTCTATCCTAACTATAAAAAGCACGTacgtgctatttttactataaaaagcgcgtacgtgctatttttactataaatagcgcgttACTATAAAAAGCACGTACTAATTTGCAGGTGCGGGGGTGTTCAGAGAATACATAGGAGCATTGTATAATGGCGTCCAATTTTCAGACATGCCAATAAATTCGGGCACACAGGTCGACTTCATTCTGGCCTTCGCCATCGACTACACCACATCAAGCGATCCCACAGATGGGAAGTTCAACATTTTCTGGGATAGCGAAAATCTGACCCCGAGTGCCATGCAGGCCATAAAATCCCAAAACCAGAATGTTAGGGTTGCTCTCAGCTTAGGCGGGGACACCGTTGGAAGCGCCTACGCCCAGTTCAAGCCAACCTCTATGTCGTCGTGGGTGAGCAACGCCGTTTCTTCTCTCACCGACATAATCCAAGAATACCATCTCGACGAGATTGACATCGACTACGAGCATTTCGACTATTCAGATGCCGATACATTTGCTTCCTGTATTGGGCAGCTCATCACACAATTGaagcagaacaacatcatctcttTTGCCTCCATCGCTCCCTTCGACAATGAAGAAGTGCAGACCCATTACACTGCTCTCTAGAACTAGTACAGCAGTGTGATCGATTATGTGAATTTCCAATTCTATGCTTACGATTCGAGCACAACCGTGTCACAGTTTATCGACCATTTCAACGCTTAGGAATCCCGTTACAGTGGTGGGAAAGTGTTGACTAGTTTCACTACCGGGGGCAGTGGAGGGCTTTCGCCTGCCAATGGTTTCTTTGATGCGTGCCAAACACTGAAGGACTCTGGCAAGCTCCAAGGCATTTCTGTGTGGTGTGCAGACAATTCCAAGGCCAATGGCAGCTTCCAGTACGAAACGCAAGCTCAGGCTCTTCTTCAGGGATCCTGATTTGGTCATCGCTTCCCAATGCATTTCTAATCGTAATTATTTGTTGTAATACTTTTGTAATAACGAATGGGATAATGGCATCTAGACATAGTGTGAACAGGGATTTGATATGTATATTTGTAGTGCGCCCTTAAAGCAAGGGTAATTTCTTAATCTGCATAAAGGGAGAATAGTATCTCCGTATTGTCAATTATCTTTTAATACTTGTCTGGTGCGtccttttgaaataaataaaagtttaaagGGTATTCTTTGCTTTTGGAATTTTACTTTTTGCATATATTTTATTCTTTTGAGGCTTTTATTGTAAATTAATTATAAATGTGATTAGATTTAGAAAATAAAAGTTGGGAGTGGAGAATGGATGATGGAGATAGAAAAGAttatcatttatttttttaaatttataatttattttatttattacattTTGAAAATCAATGTTATAGATCTATTACATCATAGATGCTATACAATGGCAATAGGGTATATGAGATTAGCACAATTCTTGTAGGAAACATTAAAGGTTCACCCATCATATAAAGCAgaaattggatttggtttggatttaatttgtgtataaaaagcaaaaaatagattttatttgtttctaattaccttaataataatatctataaatattttttacataaatttttctAAACACTGgttataaattaatattttaaaaaaaatatatgctaAATAAAAATAAGTCAATTTTTCTTTCAGTCAATTCTGCACTCAACTAGAACTTTACAAAATTCCGTGATGCACTATAACAATGGACACGTGAAAGAGAGCCAAAGGAAATCCCACTTTTATTAAGGCACCAAGATTGACTTCCAAGAGCCTGTCCGCCCTTGTACAACTCCTAAAAATCCTTTCATGATGAAATATGGAGGAGAGCCAAACTAAATCCAACTTTTCTTATGCCACCAAGATTGACTTCCAATAGCCCGCCCTTATACAACTCTTAAACATCTTCTCTTGATGAATTTAAGCCTATTGTTGAAGATGACCAAACAGTGAACTACCCCTAATTGAAGGTTTGTCTTAAATGCCACAATTTCAGATTTATATTATTCATTTGAAATTATACTAGCTTTTTCAAAAGATCTTATACCTAAAAAGAATTATaattaccattaaaaaaaaatcagaagtccAAGACGTGAAGATTCTGAAGAGCCTAACAAAGGTTACCACCATCCGAGTCATTAATGTTGCCTCCAATTTGTCATTCACGATTTTCAAGTTTGGAGCAGCCTCCTCCTTTAGTTCAAGCAGAGCAATGGTTGTAGTACGATTAATTATCAGAGCATATGTGAGGACGATGGGAATTCTAAAGACGCAGATGCTGCTTAGCTGagctcagaagaaaatttgaagtaAAAAGTACTTACCAGATTACAGACAGATTAGGCCATGCCTAGCGAAAACTAGTGCAACTGTGGGTACGAAGCAAAAGGTTTAGTATATCCACCCCGAAGTGGCTTAGTAATTGCAATCAACAAAACATCAATAATATTTTTTCAAGAACAAACGATGGCGAGAGATATGATTGAATCAGATGTAGAGGAGTCATCGACTCTGCTTGTCATTATTGATTGGAACAAAGTTGCCGTcgtcctatttttttttatgagAGCTGACGATAGCGGCTTGAACAATTGAAGATATGAAATCGCTTTGTGATTGCAATCGACAAGACAGCAATAACAATTATTGGTCCAGTAGGAGCGATGACAAGAATCTGATGGAGAGAAGTCCATGGTTCTTCTCGCCATAGTTTTATCGTAAGGAAGTTTTCCTCGCCCAAATTTTTGCAACGGAGCTTAGGACAACGGCTTGAAGAATTAAAAgcaaaaataggtcaccataatcaTCAAATAGGACTATGAGATCATAGATAAGAAGGGAAAGGATAATGTGGCTTAAGATGCTTTCTCCCACAAAGTTGAGGACCATGCCATCCAGTGTGTAGTTTATATGTCCCTTTATAATTGGTTGCAAGCTCTCTAACAAGAGTGGCTGAAGTGTTAGCCCACACATCATCTCATCAACCAACACTTTGTCAACCCTCCTTCATCACCAACAACTCTTGGGATGCCCAATATTTATAGTATAAAAATTTCGTATTTATTAATTACATACTCAAATTCTTCATGTAGTGAATGCCTCTCTCTTAGATTTTCATTCAAGGTTTTCTAGAACTCATGAGTAGGTACATCACAATTTCTTTTGTCATGGTCGAAAGGTAGATATCAAGTAGTTTGTTATTTAAATTGATATATGAAAATGTCATTGTTACAATTTTAGACTTTCTCAAACCATTTTCATGGATTTCATTTATGGACCTCCCAAGTTAGGTGGCAAAGTACTCATATTAGTGGTAGTAGATTACATGTCTAAATATGTCCACTTCTATTCTTTGACCCATGCCTCCACCTATATACCCACAACCCAAACCTTTCAAAGttattatatttttcaatttcaaaaatatTCCTCTTGTATAATCTATGATTCTTTTGCTACATTttctaatcatttaaaaaaaattattcaatagtATATGCATAGTATTGGCCATGTGGAAACTAAGATTTTCCCCATCACATTTGTAAACATTATTTGACACTATATAAAACATAATGAGTTGAACCATTCGTTAAATAATTTAGCCTAGAACACCTTCTTGTTTACCCCCTTTTTCTCTCAAACTAGGTTGCCATGCAACATATACCTCAAATTTTAAAtacatttataatatttaatatatttttgaatcaaccaaaaatattcaatAATTCTACAAATGGGCCCAACTAGCAACGTTCTCACTAAACTATACCACCCCAAGTTCCCCACGACCAATGTTCCACTCATATTAAATAGATTTGCAATATCAAATACAACCTCTCCtaaaataatattttcaaattataaaaatattatatattttaatatgaaAGGCATGCAATATGTTCACAATACAATAATGCATGACAATctattttcttctctaattaattATAATTGTGGtcatcaataaaaaatataattattattatcagGTCAATCATTGATAACCCTATgaagaaatcatctacaataatAATCAgtgaaattataatattatattaattttatattattggacatgaataaataaaattttattaaaatttaagagCATAAGTTATTAGCTTGATACTCAAGTAAAAAATTAGTTATAGTTCAACATTGGTGTAGACTATAACAAATATAACACACTTATATTATCTCAACATGGTATGATGAGTGAACATACTACTTTAGCATTTTGGATGCACATTTTATTATCAATAATAATTATTGAAATACAAAAATTATTAGTATTTGTGGAAGCACATGTTATTATTAGATTAAGTGCGGAAGGGCCCCAATCCATTATGCATCCAAATAAAAAACCATCGATCAAAAGAAAACAAGGGTTTAGAGGTCAAGCTCATCAACCAAAATATCGAAGAGTTTATAAATTGTctaaataaaaattgaaactaaaGATGTGAAGAGCAACATCCTAGGAACATTTActatcaagaaaataaaaaataaacaacataGAGGCATTAAGAGATATAGCCCCACCCATACATCATCTCCTCAAGCTCCATCTCCTAATCAGACAAGGCATTAATCTGATTTTATATTGCTTGTCCACCCTTTGCCCTTGCTGGagctttcctctttctctttctctcattttttcTCTCACTATTAGGACATCCATAACTATTTTCTGCATCCATTTTTATTAAGCTTAATTAGGTTCTAAATTCTACTCTTAAGACATTTTATCCACTTCTTATTTATATTGCATCCAGGGAAATTTTTGATAAATCTCCAAACTATGAACCCTAACATTCAAGTCTTCTGATTAACAACCAACGCATGGCAATCCTAGGACTCAATAGTACCACCACCAACATTTTGTTCCACCATCTCATCATCCCCATGATCCTTTAAGCTATTGAGCCCTGAAGTGCCTCATTAAATTTATTCTTTGTCAAAGGGgactgagagatggaatctttgaGAACCAGGTTAAGGAGTTCATCTTGGGTTTCtttgtttctctctattttctCAATGTAAAATTTAGAGCCTCTTGAGTGATGATCTTCTTTATCTTTAGGTGGGATTTTTTCTATAGCCTTGATAATCTTAGCAGTTGCCAAAAGTTTAGCATCCTACTAAATGTTTGTTCTCGTGAGGAAGTCATTTTGTCCCCCTTGGCTAGCTCACTATAAGAAATATCATTAGATGGGGAAATGACATTCCTCTTTTTAAAGACTTAATCACTACTTTTCCTTTTCCACTCACATTCCTAGACCCTAAACTACTAGGGCTACAAGAAGGTATTTTGTGCCACATCTAATGGTAACCTTTCAATTCTTAGGAGAATAGAGGAGGACATTGTGTAGAGAAATCTTTATAGGGAATTTTCCTTTTAGACTTGCTAGGAGGAGGACGGTTTTCATCATGTTCCTTAGGAGAATCATGGGGCAAAATAAATCATGGGGAAAAATAGGGTAGAGAACAAGAGTATTTTTAAGGTTGTAACTGTAAATGACATAAATCAATCCCTAGTTTAACGATAGGTAAACCCCTTTAGAAGAACACTTTTCCatggatgaaaaagaaaagaatggATAACTAATAGGTTTATGATGCCTTAAGTGATCGGGAAGAGGAAAATGGTACCCATGAAGTGTTGCAAATTGACCCTCCAATGTGAAGTAATTTATCAAGTGATAGCTGATGGCTTCCCATGGCAATTAAAAATCTTCTTctctcctaaatctattttggtGTCTTTTTAACCTCTCTCTATCCTTGAAGAACAATGAAATATACTCTTAATAGCTTGATTTTGACTTAGACAGGGGAACTTTTTACCATCGCACTTAAAACCAATTACTTGGGAAATTATCTCTTTTGATACGTCCATTTTTACACCACCCACTACCACTCTCCCATTGTTCCAACTATTCATAAACTTAGACAAGAGGTCTTTGCTAATATTTTTCGTGATTTTGAAGATCAAGGTTACTCTTCCCTTATCAAAGATGTCCCACACTTGGATATTTTTTTTTAGGGAGACATATGAGGTGGGTTTGACATATAGATGTTGGGCCTCCATGACTGTAATTTTATCACACCTAAAACTAGAGAACACTAACCTTTCAGAACCCAAATATAACAAACTTAAAAAGACACAATTGATAGATCTTTCTAGAAAATGGTTGATATTTATCTCAAGGTTGGCAAAAAAGATCTTTTCCTATTTCCACATGAAAGTTGTAAAGTGTAATTAATTCCCATTTTTCAATCACTTGTGTCCACATTCTTTGTTAAGTTTTAAGAAATTTTGGAGTCACATGTTGGATAGATATAAAGTTAAGACATTTTTTTATGGTAGTTGGTTTATGTAGACATGAgttaaaaataattttaagaatCAATTCTAAATAAGATGACAAATTCCTTGTACTGGGTATATTAAGGATAGATGAGATGGTATAAAAAAGCTTAGAACTTCATAGTCTTATCATATTGGTTTATAATATGATAACATGTATAATTGTGACATGTAGGTCAAGAATTTGGTGGTTAAAGAAATAATATAGAATATTAcacaatattttataattataaaatcCATTTGACCACATTGTTGACTTTCTATATTTTTATACAATCATAGTTATGAAATTTTAATTATTAGTAAAGAATCAAAAGTTTATTATAAGAAAACATAATatgatatttaaattataatatatattaattttgaatttatttaaagatagaatataaattataaattttttagttttttattttaatatagatttaaaaacttaaatttttttttatgtgtAAGTTTTAACATTTATTACTGGTATGTGTAGTTTAAAGTTCATttcatttcttatatatatctagtaCTAGCATAGAATTACAATTAGAAATAAATTATAAAGAAAGGTTACTATTGGAGAGTACCATCTAAGTAATACACTTGTATTTCTGTTCACAATCAATGTAAAATTTTCAAATATGTTTCTAGTGCATGCAATCCAATCATGTGTGCATGTACAAATATTAGTAGTTTGTGTTATTTAAAAATTGTTTACACACACTAAATTTCACTAATCATTTAAAATATGATTGTATTTGGTTACTGTTCACACATCATAAAATATGAAGAATTTATATTTGCACATACTTGTTCTCTTCTAGAAAGCTAACACTATTGAAGCAAATCTAATTTAGTAGTTCAAAAATAACTTTAGAATTCACATTGGATGGGTTGGCACCAAAGTTTGTTTTATACGATTTATTACTATTATGTCCATGATTATTATGTTTTGGTTATAATTTCTTTTTGATAGTTGCATAACTATCACCATGAGAAAATCCCACAACAATCTTGTCACATTGACTCCTCTATTACACACCACATATTAAATCTACGTATACTTAATTCTTATTATCCCTTCACTATGCCACCATAGCACTTGTctcaatcatttttttcttttacttTGTAATCATTATGGACATCTCAAGTTTTATACAACTCAATCTATTAGCATTCACAACTTTACTCCCAAATGACCTTTTGTATTTATCACAATAATATTTTGTTATTCTAAGGTAATAGCTATATCCAAAAAACAATATATGTAAATTTtctttaaagactttacaataaaggatAATGATCTATACTTGTTAATAGATAGTTTTATGTTACAATTTATTATGTAAttacatttaaaaattattaattatatcattttataaaCGTGTTTTTATTACAAATTTATGCTGCATGAATAAATTGTCTATTATAGACCATTTATATACTAAATAAAACTACTTTTTCAAATTTAacctttccaaaaaaaaaaaaaaaaattaaggccATAAATAAACTGTCTATTATAGGCGATTTATATATGATTACATCACATGCTTTCACAATAAATGCATGTAAAATTACATTACCAAATATGACCTTCACTAAAGAAATTTCCATAcacaaaaattaaaaatagttGGTCAATCCTCGAAATGAGTTTTGCTTTCCAAAACTTCTCCACGTGAATATAGTCCGTTAATGAAATCCTAGAGGATAAGATTTGACCTTATAACCTCCTTATTAAATTGGTTGTATTTTAAATCTGATGTACTCTGCAACAATTGGGCATATTTTGTGCTTCAGACGGCTACTATTCGTTTCGGTATTCAAACGCaaccattattattattatgaatgCACGAACTAGGTAGACATGACTGTAAATAATAACTACTTAATATTTAAAAAACATTATCATTTATGAATGCACATGACATTGCCGGATTGGAAGGATCTGAAGCATTTGGTCAATTCGGGCATGAATAATAAACAATTCAAAAAGATTGTATATAAAGTGTAGGGGGCCTTACTGATTCCATATATCCAATCCAAATCTTCAAATGGCGAAGATTTCCTCTGTTCTGCTGCTGATGCTGTTTTTGGCTGTGGGGTTATCAGAGAATGGATCGATGGGTAAGAAAATCTAACGTTTTGCTATGAAATATCAATTGTTCAATTATTCGAATTACTGCACAGTTAGAATGAAGTTTGATGGATTGAATGTTTGTATTGCTGTGCAGGTGCCGGGGTATTCAGGGAATACATAGGCGCACAATTCAACGGCGTTAAGTTCTCGGATGTGCCAATCATTCCCGGCACGCATGTTGACTTCATTCTATCCTTCGCCATCGACTATACCCCGTCGGGAAGTTCTCCCACAAACGGAATATTCAATATTTTCTGGGATACCGGCAATCTGAGCCCGAGCGCTGTGCaggcaatcaaatccaaaaataagAACGTCAGAGTTGCTCTCAGTTTAGGCGGCGACAGCGTGGGTAAAACTCACGTCCAGTTCAATCCATCCTCTGTGTCGACGTGGGTGAAGAATGCAGTTTCTTCTCTCACTAAGATTATCAAGCAATACCACCTTGATGGCATCGACATCGATTATGAGCATTTCGACGTTTCAGATCCCAGTACATTTGCCTCCTGTATTGGGCAGCTCATCACTCAACTAAAGCAGAAGAAAGTTATCTCGTTTGCCTCCATCGCTCCGTTCGACGATCCAAAAGTGCAGTCCCATTACAGTGCCCTGTGGAACAAGTACGGCAAATCGATCGACTACGTGAATT encodes:
- the LOC131034179 gene encoding chitinase 2-like, which produces MAKISSVLLLMLFLAVGLSENGSMGAGVFREYIGAQFNGVKFSDVPIIPGTHVDFILSFAIDYTPSGSSPTNGIFNIFWDTGNLSPSAVQAIKSKNKNVRVALSLGGDSVGKTHVQFNPSSVSTWVKNAVSSLTKIIKQYHLDGIDIDYEHFDVSDPSTFASCIGQLITQLKQKKVISFASIAPFDDPKVQSHYSALWNKYGKSIDYVNFQFYAYDSSTTVPQFINYFNAQEKRYSVGKVLPSFTSDGSGGLSPAKGFFNACTTLKKSGKLHGIFVWSADTSKSNGFKYEKQAQALLH